The nucleotide window atttatttatttatttatttatttgagatgCAGCAAAGTGCAGCCATTTATCCATCTAAGCGGGtgtccattttgccatttgctgtcgactgaagatgatatATCAGTTGCTTCGGTCTcagggaacaaccaatcacagctcagcttcagaaaacaggtgagctgtgattggttgttgcctgagcccagagcaacattgatgtcatcttcagttgacagctactgacaaaatggccgccccctgtatTGGATaaaacagatggattttgcttcataaactcatattccaaacatttaatattaatcagaatgtcatgtttaggctCGTGAGATCACAtgtaatatattattgtcaagattgaCGTCCCCTTTAAAGGCCCTTAGCTCATTGCTAACACATAGATGGACTAACGAATAGTATCTACATTGTGGTGTTATAACACTAGCAATTTGATTGAACCCAAATGGTGCAGCAACGCAATAAAACAGACTCAGTCAGTCCtgtgaaaaatgacaaattttactGCAGCTGACTGATCACAGTATTTTCAAactcttctttgtttgtttctgcATGTTTCGATTGTACCGACTAAATTAATATATATGAcaataatattgaaataaaaagaaattgttctgcctgtcactctACATCGTGAGCATAGATGGACGAACAAAGATACATAATTTGTCGTAAATGTAGTATTTTTTGTGAAACAACGTGAATATCAACTCATTTCTCATGGCACACTAATTTGGTTGGGAGTCACTGATCTATTCCTTTCCGTTCAGACTGAATTGTGGTTTCCCACTGACAGAGAGCAGTCCATGTCTGAGGACTCGTATGAGCCTCTGAATAACCGTCGAGCTAACCTACGCAAGGTAAACTGCCAGCAAAGGTGCAATTCCTAACAACTATTATGACAATAGTGCCATATTTTTCACAATTATTCTCATGTTATTCCTAGTTCTTTTTCCAGCTGTTTTCCGACCACTCTACCATCCCACCTCAACTGGACTACGTGACCATGCTACTGTGCTTCGCCTCTGATCCCGACCCCAAGCAGGGCTTCATTAAAGCACTGAGTGTAATGACGGGACATCATCTCCAGTACCCCACCTCGAGCTCTATTGAAACGGTAAGTTCACTGGTGTGCAAGGAACAAGCGGCAAACATCAACTGGCATTCTGCACAACGTGGCAACCTCTTGTTGATGATACCGTAACACAGACTTGTTGCGTACTCAGACTGATACAAGCTTACGGGAGACTACAGTGGCCAGCCCGACAGAGTCCGAAGAAAAGTGCATGGAGAAAGAGGAGTGTTCAGCAAGTAGCGTTCAGACAGTGTCCATCCCAGCTCTCCTTACTGTCGTGGGCCCCGAAGTGGTAAAGATGAAAGGTGGCGTCAACCCTCCTTCAGGCTGCTTGAGCCAGGAGGAGAACGTCGAGGTATGATGGGACCAAAGGAATTATATTTGCTTTGTATTGCACCAGTTCATAATAAAGTTTTACCAAGGCCTGGTTCATATGGTGCAATAGTCAACTCTTGCACcatatgaaacaaacaaaaaaaactttagaaACCCAATTGGGTTGCAGCCccgctagtctaaatatggtattgtggtggatattgtgtttgtgtaatatgagttatgaagcaaaatcaagtcgtttttaatccatctcagggggcggccattttgccacttgctgtcgactaaagatgatatcaatgttgctcagggcatggctcaggtaacaaccaatcacagatcagcttcagaaaacaggagacctatgattggtcgtgattggtaacaaccaaccacagctcagcttcagaaaacaggtgagctgtgattggttgtgcctgagccctgagcaacattgtcttcttcagtcgacagcaagtggcaaaatgtccgcctcctgagatggattaaaaatgattggattttgtttcatagctcacattccacaaataaaatacttgtattaatcagaatgtcacgttgacactaatgaggtcacatataacatattattgttaagaaatgtttaaggttggaAAAAACGTTTGATgttgacttccattttaaaactgacacaatgaACTTGTTGCAGCTATAATTATAAGATTTGTAACATGTTGTGGATCATTGAGATCAAATGTATTCCATCCAATGGACATATAAATCTCATTTTATTATGCAATGGTCATGTGAGTGCCCTCCAAAGTATGGTTGATAATGACTATGACATCTTTAATTTTCTTTTGATAAATTTTTATGATGatgacttcttatttattttgtttgtgggAAAACTTGATTAACATCTGTCCTTTCAAAATGTTATCTAACATTTAATAGAACTAACATTACCTTTGCCGCCCTATAGCATCTGATGCAGATATTCGCAGAGCTGGGCTACACTCCAGAAGATGCCGTTCCCTTCTCGGTCCTCTCCGAGCATCCTTCCTTTCATAACCTGATAGCGATCACTGATAATCACCTCTTTGTCGTAAGTCAAGACTCATCTCTGTTCCATTCACAAGTACTTTCAACACTCATTCTATTCATGTTCACCACACACCACACAAGATTTTTAATTCtacatatttaacacgtttaattTGCAAAATCTTTATATTTTTAGGATTATTTGATCACCTTTGTTAACTTTagaagcattattattattattattattattattattattagtagtagtagtagtagtagtagtagtagtattgttattattatgaatattattatgaatattattattattatttattacattttccttCACATCTGAGTTAATGATGCATGAACCTTTCAAACATACTGTACGTAGATGAATTTCACTGAAGTTGCCAGTACATATTGCTATTATATTTTATAACCTAATATGAATGCTACATTTTCTcaaacacatatttttgttgtctttcagAACATTCATAATGTGCTGCAGGCCCCTCAGCCAAAAGGAGAGTCTCAACAGTCTCTTATTTGATGACACATTTACACCTACTTTCTGTCTTTTATGTTGAAATAAACTTTTAGGACAGAATAAATAGATTCGAAATAACAAAATCTTGCGTAGTGACTTCAGTGTTGATTGAGTTGAACATTCTATAGTTTCAACGCATATAGTTGACGAGTGAAGTGACGAAGCAGGCTGCCTGAAAACATCAGCCATGACGGAACTGACCTTTCCTGAAACACTCCAGCAGTTTTTCTgattcacttgtttttttaatgacctctCTGACAGAGAGGAGCATCGGTTTGCATCCACAATGAGCGCATTGTCCAGGATAACCTACATGTCAAGCCTCACTTGCCAGCAGCGACCTTCCGGAGCACCCGCAAGCCTATTGTAGCTCATTTAGTCGGGATGCGCTGTCCTACCTACTGCTGCGCCCCTTCCAATCAATCCAGTAatcagcaaaacaaacatttcattaaagcattattttaaaactaaaattacccaacaaatgacattttgacaaaaacaggAATGTAAGTGCAGGCAAAGTTGGCTAATAATGAATTTTTATTGTGTTGACTTTAGTTAACATTCCCATTTATCCAATTTGATTAAAGACGTGCTTTGGGGGACTCTGAGCCCCCCTTTTGCCGCTGCCCCTCCTCCTGGTCCCTCCCTTTCATTAACACTGCAGGTCCAATGCTGGTAGACATGTCAGTGTCTGACTTTTAGGAGAAAAACGGAGAGGCTAATGTGTTATGTGGAGAGAACCACGCACTCAGACCAGCGTGCCGACTCCTGAATGACAAGGATCAGCGCCTTAAGGTCGGAATTTTTCCATTAATTTACATTGACAGCCAAGCAAAGTGACACCCAGACAATTGTTGCCGCCTTCTCCCTTTCTTCAGCTTGACTCTGAATTTAAtgtgatgtctttttttctaCTCTGCTTATTTTTTGCATTCCTTGGCTTTCTTGTGCGTGGAATTGTTTTCCCATTGTCATTCTGCCTGCTTCAGTCAACAATTATAATTTTACTGTGAGTTTTACAAGGCAGACACTCGCACGAGAACGCTTTCATTACAGTTTATTTTTGAACTGGAAGACTATTTACGGGACTTTGGCCGCAGATCAGGGTGGCACCAACGACATGGGGCTTGTGGTTTGGATGTGCTGGCTGTTGGCTCTCCCACTGCTCCAGTCTGCCAAGATCCTGACTGTCTGCCTAATTGGTGAGTAGGGGAGCAGTCattgtcatgctttttccctctCCCGTTTCTTCTTAACTAGCCAACAAAAgaacagaaagaaaaatgacACAGGAAATTAtataatgtgttttatttttttgaaatggGTGTATTTTCATTGAGGAACACTCTGGGCACttggaaaaatattttgcagtttaatattctgagaaaaattTTAAATGTGGGGAAAGAAAAGACATTTGACTTATAATAAGAAATAATAATTGGCTTGTTCTGTTCTTATTTTAGTCatctttttagtattttttgccTGGTGTGTTAAATAGTTTATTGACCCGGAAGACCAAGTgagttcctcccacattccaaaaaggtCCCTAAGTACATGTAAAATGGGATGTCAAATCATAAAATATCTTTTTGCAATATGTTCTCTGCaccaccactagtctaaatacagtattctgatcatttgtggaatattagtTGAACAGGAAAATCCAccatgtttttatccatctcggggccaccattttgtcacttgactggaaatgacatcacagcgccTTAAAGGCTCAGCATACAAATTTTACATgagcaaactcagaaaacaggtgagccatgacggtcgttacctgaggcagtatgatgtaatttttagtcaacagcaattgtcaaaatggccgcccccagagatggataaaaacaggttgtGTATTttgactaggggtgtcacgattcgccaactccacgattcgatttaaatttcgattttggggtcacgattcgatttttttttcgatttttttttttttttttttttccgctcccccactttataacacagaggcatatgcttctgtaggctaaggctagtctatgatcattggttctattcattgtacagtaaatcttatttcaaaagatcggctacatataggtgatgcaatttccatattatttttgtgtaaatttatgtaatatatgataattgacattaggcaggaatgatcaaattcaaagaatttatttacaatataaagttaaccgtcttgttcttactgaagtgtaaaataaaaaattaaaaaacaaaaacaaaaagtcacagtgggtgcctgccatctattgactgtttttggttacaacagtgtgctgtgcgttcctcttaaaataatgtgcaatgtgcaacaacaacaaaaaatatattgtatccaaagtcatggaacaaatacagcctgaacaaactatatcccaacatttacagttgctgggcatactgtagcgtggttcaagtacactaattaaatgtttgaatccagcgttttccaaggctgcaggtctgctgctataaatagacctatggatctggcgtttcgcgcgagctgaagtgtgtggaagtttcactgtaaatgaggatgaaatagttggttggaccgttgttttcccacttgttttcgccgccggctccgctcccctagtatgtatgtgtgtgtttgtgtcggctggtgcccgtataatggtacttcagtttgaatgcgccagcgcgacactctgattggaggactgtgccagcgcgacactccgattggacgactgtgccagcgcgacactccgattggacgactgtgccagcgcgacgctattgtgtatccgtgtattatacccctattggttattgttgtttctcctccgttctgtcagttctgtcaaatgcggttattatttgttcaccttccactttcactcccttgtcaaacccctgcctgaaatttcaattaaaactactcagatgttaaagtcgacccgtgtttatctactctatattttctgttattgtgttacttcccttccccttgacgagccgggcgtcgtgtgtcctctcttctatttcgatgctcgaaatcgtgacgtaatttcgatcgatttcgataaaaaatcgaaatcgtgacacccttagtatttTCCCACTTAATTTGTTGCCattaggtgtacctaataaagtggtcCGTGAGTTTCTACGAGCCCAGCAGTTATTGATGCCGTCTTTCCCGCAGGAGGAAGCCACTACTTGTTGTTTGACGAGATATCCCATAACTTCCACCTGCACGGGCACGAGGTCCGCATGCTCCTGCAGCTGGGCAATCCTCTCATAACGGGTATTGTTTCAgagtattgtgctatttttctgatttgtactattttttaatctaaaatcACATCTGCCAGGTTTGTCCTATGCTGCTCGCAATGGCAGTTACCAGACCAGCACCTGGTCCCTAGGAGAGGATTACATAAAGCAATACAACAGCTGGTTCTTGGAACAACAAGCACAGTTTTTACTTGGCCGGTACTACACTTTTGAGATCCTTTTTACATCCATTTTATGAGTGGTAGATGTCACCCACACATTTGTTACTGCTATGGTTTGGAGTCAAACAAAATGTCCTCCTACAGGGAAAGCTTTAATGGATTTTTAAATTTCATGGGCCACCTTTCTTATCAGTGCGACAAGCTCTTAGGGGACAAAGAGCAAATAACATTCCTCCAGAAGGAGCAATATGACGTCGCTATCCTGGATGCTTTTAACCCCTGCTCATTCATCGTAGCGCACAAACTCGGTACTTGGAGCTCTGTGATTCATTATTACATGTTGTCTTACAAAACTCCGAAAATTTCATTCCACGCCCATTTTTACCTCATCCAGGTGTCCCCTACATCGCCTTTTATCCAGGCTCTCTGAACGGGCCTCTGTCCATTGCCATCCCCGCCTCCATCTCCTCAGTGCCGGCTTTCAGCTCCCAGTTGTCGGACCGCATGGACATTTGGGGTCGTGCAAAAAACTTTATCTGCTCTCTCCTGGGGACTGTAGGTAAGGATACATACAATgttatttattcactttttttgtacactcagacgatatacaaaataaaagaataaataatgacaacaaaaacagaCAACATTAACAGGATCAGGACAGCAGTGGCATGATCTATTCACTCATCTGCGTCCATAACAAACTGTGTGACATTATAAttttgaggttccactgtacgcTTTTTTAACATTCTCATAAGAATACAGTAAACTATTCTAACATCATCCCAAATTTTTGTCTGCTTCTTGTGGAAAGGTCAGAAAATTATCTGGTCCATTTTCAAGGACGTAGCCGAGCGACACCTCGCCTCGGGCTCGCCCCCTGGTGGCCTGGATGAGTTCCACCAGAAGGCAGAACTCTGGGCCTTCAACACCGACTTTTCGCTGGAGTTTCCGCAGCCACTTCTGCCTGCCACCGTATTGACGGGGGGGCTCCTCAATAAACCCGCAGAGCCTCTGGAGCAGGTCAGTGCTCGTCATAACAATACATTCTAATGTGTAGCATATTACAGTAGTTTACTCattatttttagacaaaaatagttggatctctggagtgcctgctcacccattaagtgtgaaattaaacaaccaagtacATTGGTTGAATTTGGTTAAATTAGGCTGTAGTGTTGCATTTAGCTGACCTGTATGCACAGATTAGAGGTTAGCTAGAGTTAGTTAGTTTGACAGAATTCCGAGGAATTCCATTTCACTGGTGATGGGTCACAGTCTTTTCAATTGTGAAAAGAAATTAATGCATTATAAATAATACTTGCAGGATCTTGACTCGTGGATCTCCAGTTTCGGAGAGTCGGGTTTCATCATCGTGGCCTTAGGCTCGATGGTCTCTTCCGTGTCTGTGGACCGGCTTCTGGTGGAGCTGGTGGATGGCTTCTCCGTAATCCCGCAGGGCGTGATCTGGAGGTACAAGCTTGTCACGGTGTGTGCACTCACACAAAAACTGTGTTTTGATCTTGATGCTTCTTTTTGCTTTCAGATACGACTGTGAGCGTTGGCCGCCTCACCTGAGCAAACCTTCTAATCTTCTACTCGTGGACTGGCTGCCTCTCAATGACTTGCTTGGTGTTTGTCCATttcattatacagtacagttgaaAAATGATCAAATCATAAAATACTGTATTAGATGTTGATAAGATTATTGATAAGATTTGAGTTTATTTatcgtgtttttttcccccaaattaaAATTCCCAATTCTTCCAAGGACATGACAAGGTGCGCCTCTTCATCACGCACGGTGGTCAGAACAGTCTTCTTCAGGCGGTGTATCATGCCGTTCCCATCCTGGGCATCCCCCTGTTTGGAGATCAGTTTGACAATGTGGTGAAGGCTGAAGCGAAGGGCCTGGGCCTCGCCATCAGCCCCACCAGGATCACCGGCAAGCTGCTGAGCTCCACCATCCAGACTGTCGTGCGGGATGTCAGGTGCGTGCATGGATTTGCAAGCAAGcaaatttcatgaaaaaaaaaaagacaaattactTATCAACCATCTGTTCTTCTCATGattcctcaccctctctttagGTTCAAGTCGGCAGCATTGGCCCTCAGCCGCATCCACAGATCGCACCCCGTGCCGCCCGCACTTCGACTTGTGAAGTGGGTGGAGCACATCCTGCACAGCGGAGGTGGAGCTCATCTGTGGCCGGCCTCACTGCAGCAGCCTTGGTACCAGAGATGCCTGCTGGATCTGCTCGCCCTCGTCCTGATGGGTCTCGGCGGGTCCGTCCTTCTCTTTTGGATTTTCTGCAAGAGCAAGACAAGCAAAggtgacagtaaaaaaatacaatagtaGCACTCATTTTGGTCTTCTGGTGAACCCTTCTGTCTAAATCACTCATTACTGAATCaggtgccttgctcaagggaaTCGAACATGGGACCTCAAGCCAATAATGTTGATGTAGTCGATCTTTGCATGACCAAAAGTCTtgaaaacactatatttaaataaaatgattcCAAGTCTCAGTGGAACCTCAAACGTTGACCACAAGTCTGATTTGTTTGGATTTCGAAATCATCTATTAATGCAGGGAATGttttaagtaccgtattttcctcactataaggtgcaccgcattataaggcgcacctccaatgaatgacatattttaaaaccctttccatatataaggcgcaccgcattacaaggcgcaccttcaataaatgacatattttaaaaccttttccatatataaggcgctacagtagaggctggggttacgttatgtatccattagatggtgctgcgctaaagggaatgtcaacaaaacagtcagataggtcagtcaaactttattaatagattacaaaccatatttctgacaactccattcactcccaaaatgaataaacagctgttttattattttctctgaggtaaagtgttagtattagctagcgatccaagatggtgggatcttctgcgcatgcgcgtcaccgatcgtgcagggtcaccgatagcgtcttgacagcgagacctgttgcggctcaatattgatccatatataaggcgcactggattataaggcgcatggtcagctttttaagaaattgaaggcttttaggtgcgccttatagtgcgaaaaatacggtaacatTTTAAAGGTAACTTATTTTGGAAAATTGACTTTAAAATGGCTTGCCTACAAGTACTTGGCTGTTTGTGGAGTGGCGGTCCATCTATCACACAACCAAATAAATCTTAAGTCGCAGCCtatttgtgaaaatgtgtttgtgagtAAACTGTTCGGTACTCTTTGGAAGCAACGGAGCTAATTTTCAATCCATAAACTGACATCACATGACTGTACCTAACGTTTTGTCAGCCCTTGTTCTTCTTCTATGAGCTCAACTGGCAGTTGGcaaagtgccatctagtggtgacggTCTGAAACACTTATATTTCAAGACAGTCTCACAAAAGTCAtaagtcaaaaaaataataatcaaagtaCATATACCTGCATAATCTATTTAATTACAGTACTGACATAATTCTTCTTtgttacttcccaccactggACACAGACATCTTTGTACAGCACTGCTGCATTGTCCCACACCTCCGTGCTACTTTGACCTGACTGTGCTACAAGCAGGGGGGGCACACTTTTTGCACAAATACCCACATAAGCCCACCAGTGTGCACCATTGTTAGTGTGCGTGCGCATAGTTGGGGGGGTGGCATTGCGGCACCGGGTAGCCATGTGGCCTGGAGGCTCTTCTTTTGGCACTCACACCTGCAGGCCTCAACTCCGACCCCCGCGGCCTCCCCTGCTTGTTGGCACGGTCTGCTTCCCACTCCTACACAAGGCCCGGCAATGTTCACGGTCAGCGCTCACTCGGCAGTGGAGAGCAGAAAAGGTCTTGGAGGACCCCCCCTTTCCCTTCCTTTGCCCTTCTTCCCACCCCTTACATCTGTGTTGGGGGGAAAAGATAAATTAGCAAGGAAAGAATGACCAATTAGAACGGCAtgttctctctctcactctctctctctcccccattCAGCTGTCCAATCCTTCATGCCATCTCTTCCTTTCATTTGTCTGGCAGTTGCAGGTGCCAGTATGTCTTCCTCTGCCTCGCACGCAATCCCAAGTGGGCCGGGCAAAACGGGCCCAAGCATAATATAACAGCAAGCGGGGGGACAGATAATAATggcaaaggaggaaaaaaacaaaagatggaATGGCAATGAAGCAGAAGAGGAATGAAAGCAAACAAATTAGAC belongs to Festucalex cinctus isolate MCC-2025b chromosome 5, RoL_Fcin_1.0, whole genome shotgun sequence and includes:
- the LOC144018689 gene encoding UDP-glucuronosyltransferase 3A1-like isoform X1; protein product: MTRISALSLFLNWKTIYGTLAADQGGTNDMGLVVWMCWLLALPLLQSAKILTVCLIGGSHYLLFDEISHNFHLHGHEVRMLLQLGNPLITGLSYAARNGSYQTSTWSLGEDYIKQYNSWFLEQQAQFLLGRESFNGFLNFMGHLSYQCDKLLGDKEQITFLQKEQYDVAILDAFNPCSFIVAHKLGVPYIAFYPGSLNGPLSIAIPASISSVPAFSSQLSDRMDIWGRAKNFICSLLGTVGQKIIWSIFKDVAERHLASGSPPGGLDEFHQKAELWAFNTDFSLEFPQPLLPATVLTGGLLNKPAEPLEQDLDSWISSFGESGFIIVALGSMVSSVSVDRLLVELVDGFSVIPQGVIWRYDCERWPPHLSKPSNLLLVDWLPLNDLLGHDKVRLFITHGGQNSLLQAVYHAVPILGIPLFGDQFDNVVKAEAKGLGLAISPTRITGKLLSSTIQTVVRDVRFKSAALALSRIHRSHPVPPALRLVKWVEHILHSGGGAHLWPASLQQPWYQRCLLDLLALVLMGLGGSVLLFWIFCKSKTSKVAGASMSSSASHAIPSGPGKTGPSII
- the LOC144018689 gene encoding UDP-glucuronosyltransferase 3A1-like isoform X2: MGLVVWMCWLLALPLLQSAKILTVCLIGGSHYLLFDEISHNFHLHGHEVRMLLQLGNPLITGLSYAARNGSYQTSTWSLGEDYIKQYNSWFLEQQAQFLLGRESFNGFLNFMGHLSYQCDKLLGDKEQITFLQKEQYDVAILDAFNPCSFIVAHKLGVPYIAFYPGSLNGPLSIAIPASISSVPAFSSQLSDRMDIWGRAKNFICSLLGTVGQKIIWSIFKDVAERHLASGSPPGGLDEFHQKAELWAFNTDFSLEFPQPLLPATVLTGGLLNKPAEPLEQDLDSWISSFGESGFIIVALGSMVSSVSVDRLLVELVDGFSVIPQGVIWRYDCERWPPHLSKPSNLLLVDWLPLNDLLGHDKVRLFITHGGQNSLLQAVYHAVPILGIPLFGDQFDNVVKAEAKGLGLAISPTRITGKLLSSTIQTVVRDVRFKSAALALSRIHRSHPVPPALRLVKWVEHILHSGGGAHLWPASLQQPWYQRCLLDLLALVLMGLGGSVLLFWIFCKSKTSKVAGASMSSSASHAIPSGPGKTGPSII